The following proteins come from a genomic window of Candidatus Thiodiazotropha sp. CDECU1:
- a CDS encoding ATP-binding protein: MQQATNPSIRRRLLVSLISTIVVLWLISAYFVYLAAYHEVEEIYDATLAQESRILATLMLHEVEEDNEARMNLHKIVQELGEDFVNRSFALKHFIDEFMADESEKDYLTMVPRERETGHRYEAKLAFLIKGTNGRTYLRSNLPATFNTFTEGYNNQTVDGKLWRMYGLKEPTGQFQVQIGELMSVRQETVSEIVFNSLWPIIISLPMIGLIIWIVVGSGLKPLHTIADKVEHRDPKSLESISTQNVPREVVPMVTSLNSLFYRVQRVLENERRFTADAAHELRTPIAALKTLAQAKSLADEGNGHSKFLDQVIRGVDRATHLLEQLLMLARMDSQSLEHSHVEDVDLHGETINVLAALGSLALAKDIELAYEGIERPVMLRSYKPGIQILLRNIIDNAIRYTPKKGEVCVKLEEHNSTIKLIVTDTGPGIPEENQQGLYQRFRRGEDTNIQGSGLGLSIVKRIVDLHHATIEMENRNDRSGLNISVIFSRHFA; this comes from the coding sequence GTGCAGCAGGCCACTAATCCTTCAATTCGCAGAAGACTGTTAGTCAGTCTGATTTCCACAATTGTCGTTCTTTGGCTCATATCGGCCTATTTTGTCTATCTTGCCGCCTACCATGAAGTAGAGGAGATCTATGACGCCACCTTGGCTCAGGAGTCCCGTATCCTTGCCACATTAATGCTTCACGAAGTTGAGGAAGACAATGAAGCAAGAATGAATCTGCATAAAATTGTTCAGGAGTTGGGCGAAGATTTCGTCAACAGGTCTTTTGCTTTGAAGCACTTTATTGATGAATTCATGGCTGATGAGAGTGAAAAAGACTATTTGACTATGGTACCTCGAGAACGGGAAACAGGTCATCGTTATGAGGCTAAGCTGGCATTTCTCATCAAGGGAACAAACGGGAGGACCTATTTACGCTCAAACCTACCAGCCACGTTCAATACATTTACCGAAGGTTATAACAATCAAACCGTGGACGGTAAACTGTGGCGAATGTACGGATTGAAAGAGCCTACAGGGCAGTTCCAGGTGCAGATTGGAGAATTAATGTCCGTACGTCAGGAAACTGTGTCAGAGATTGTCTTCAACAGTTTGTGGCCGATAATCATCTCCTTGCCTATGATAGGCCTAATTATCTGGATTGTGGTGGGAAGCGGGTTAAAACCGCTCCATACTATCGCTGACAAGGTCGAACATAGAGACCCAAAATCTTTGGAATCAATTTCCACCCAGAATGTACCCCGTGAAGTTGTGCCAATGGTTACTTCTTTAAACAGCTTGTTTTATCGAGTGCAAAGAGTGCTGGAGAATGAACGGAGGTTTACCGCGGATGCGGCGCATGAGTTGAGAACGCCGATTGCTGCATTGAAGACTTTGGCACAAGCCAAGTCCCTTGCCGACGAAGGCAATGGACATTCCAAGTTTCTTGACCAGGTCATACGGGGTGTGGATCGTGCAACTCATTTACTTGAGCAGCTTCTCATGCTTGCGCGCATGGATAGTCAATCCCTCGAGCATTCACATGTAGAAGATGTGGATCTGCATGGTGAAACCATAAATGTGCTTGCTGCATTGGGTTCACTAGCGCTAGCAAAGGATATCGAGCTTGCCTACGAAGGTATAGAGCGCCCCGTTATGCTGCGTAGTTATAAGCCAGGAATTCAAATTCTGTTGAGGAACATTATCGACAATGCAATCCGCTATACGCCCAAGAAAGGGGAAGTTTGTGTAAAATTGGAGGAGCACAACTCAACTATTAAGTTAATTGTCACTGACACTGGCCCCGGTATTCCAGAGGAAAATCAACAAGGGCTTTATCAGAGATTCAGACGCGGGGAGGATACCAATATACAAGGGAGCGGATTGGGATTGTCTATCGTCAAACGTATTGTGGATCTGCATCATGCAACGATTGAAATGGAGAACCGAAACGATCGAAGCGGTCTCAATATATCTGTAATATTTTCCAGACATTTTGCATGA
- a CDS encoding RNA recognition motif domain-containing protein, with the protein MTKLYVGNLPWSATEDDVRELFSDIGEVQSANLILDRETRRSRGFAFVEMSQGDAEKAISQLNGKDFQGRDLRINEAMDKPKRSSGGGGGGRW; encoded by the coding sequence ATGACTAAATTGTATGTTGGCAACCTTCCCTGGTCTGCCACAGAAGATGATGTCCGGGAGCTTTTCTCAGACATTGGTGAGGTGCAGTCGGCAAACCTTATTCTGGATCGAGAAACCCGTCGCTCAAGAGGATTTGCCTTTGTGGAAATGAGCCAAGGAGATGCTGAAAAAGCCATCTCTCAACTCAATGGCAAGGATTTTCAGGGCCGTGACTTACGAATCAATGAAGCCATGGATAAGCCAAAGCGTAGCTCTGGCGGTGGCGGTGGTGGTCGCTGGTAA
- a CDS encoding class I fructose-bisphosphate aldolase — protein sequence MSDIESLLGNEAESLLTHSCNTIDKSMLQLPGHDFVDRVISHKDLKPGVLRAMQTLMNTGRLSGSGFLSILPVDQGVEHSGGASFAANPIYFDPAKIVELAIEGGCNAVASTLGVLGSVARRYAHKIPFLVKINHNEILSYPNFYDQTLFASVEQAFDLGAVAIGATIYYGSEESRRQIQEVSEAFQHAHELGMATVLWAYLRNSSFKVDGVDYHTAADLTGQANHLAATIEADIVKQKQAVGNGGYNAIKFGKTDKKVYTELTTEHPIDLVRYQVANCYMGRAGLINSGGASSGEGDLAQAVRTAVINKRAGGMGMISGRKAFQRPMQEGVELLHAIQDVYLSEQVTIA from the coding sequence ATGAGTGATATCGAATCCTTGCTCGGTAATGAGGCTGAGAGTCTACTGACACACAGCTGTAATACTATCGATAAATCGATGCTGCAACTACCTGGCCACGACTTTGTCGACAGGGTTATAAGCCATAAAGACCTCAAGCCAGGTGTGCTTCGGGCAATGCAGACGCTGATGAATACTGGGCGCTTGAGCGGGAGTGGTTTCCTCTCCATATTACCGGTTGATCAGGGGGTAGAGCACTCGGGTGGTGCTTCGTTTGCAGCCAATCCGATCTATTTTGATCCTGCCAAGATAGTCGAACTCGCGATCGAGGGTGGATGTAACGCGGTTGCATCGACACTAGGTGTCTTGGGTTCGGTAGCCCGTCGATATGCCCATAAAATCCCATTTTTGGTCAAAATCAACCACAATGAAATTCTCAGCTACCCGAATTTCTACGATCAAACCCTGTTTGCATCGGTGGAACAGGCCTTTGATCTGGGGGCGGTTGCCATTGGTGCCACCATCTATTATGGCTCTGAAGAATCAAGGCGACAGATTCAGGAGGTCTCTGAAGCGTTCCAACATGCTCATGAATTGGGCATGGCAACGGTTTTATGGGCCTATCTCAGAAACAGCTCCTTCAAGGTTGATGGGGTGGACTACCATACGGCCGCGGATTTGACGGGTCAGGCCAATCATCTGGCTGCGACGATCGAGGCAGATATCGTCAAACAGAAGCAAGCGGTGGGAAATGGAGGCTATAACGCAATAAAATTTGGCAAAACAGACAAAAAAGTCTATACAGAACTCACCACTGAACATCCAATTGATCTGGTGCGCTATCAGGTGGCTAACTGTTATATGGGAAGGGCGGGGCTAATTAACTCAGGGGGTGCATCCTCTGGGGAGGGTGATCTGGCACAAGCGGTGCGAACTGCTGTCATCAACAAGCGGGCGGGCGGCATGGGCATGATCTCCGGGCGCAAGGCGTTTCAGCGACCCATGCAGGAGGGTGTTGAATTGCTGCACGCGATTCAGGATGTCTATTTAAGCGAGCAAGTGACAATTGCTTAA
- a CDS encoding LON peptidase substrate-binding domain-containing protein has translation MQNPFLPDFQQLPTSLPVFPLSGAVVMPGAQLPLNIFEPRYLDMVQDVLKSHHLIGMVQPDEGEDATKHQLHTTGCAARISFYNETLDGRIEVILTGVCRFDILTELPSDRDYRMIRPNWERFISDYNINLPIAQEKRISINSTLDRYLNFNELQTDTDQLKNLTTPQLVNVLTTALPLSHEDKQSILNTVDFNERFQMLMVKMEMASSSATSHLTH, from the coding sequence ATGCAAAACCCGTTTCTCCCTGACTTTCAGCAGCTACCCACGTCCCTCCCTGTTTTTCCTCTGAGCGGGGCAGTGGTGATGCCTGGGGCGCAACTGCCACTCAATATCTTCGAACCTCGTTACCTGGATATGGTTCAGGATGTATTGAAAAGCCACCATTTGATCGGAATGGTTCAACCCGATGAGGGTGAAGACGCTACAAAGCATCAACTACACACAACGGGCTGCGCTGCTCGAATCTCATTCTACAACGAGACCCTGGATGGGCGGATCGAAGTTATCCTCACTGGTGTCTGCCGGTTCGACATACTTACTGAACTGCCGTCAGACCGGGATTATCGTATGATCAGACCCAATTGGGAGCGTTTCATATCCGATTACAATATCAATCTACCGATCGCGCAAGAGAAACGTATCAGCATCAATTCCACTCTTGATCGATATCTCAACTTCAATGAGCTGCAAACCGATACCGATCAACTCAAGAATTTGACCACACCTCAGCTTGTCAATGTGTTGACAACTGCTCTACCCTTGTCCCATGAAGATAAACAATCCATCCTTAATACAGTCGATTTTAATGAACGTTTTCAGATGCTTATGGTTAAAATGGAGATGGCAAGCAGTTCAGCTACCAGTCATTTGACGCATTGA
- a CDS encoding hydrolase: MAQLIKSDFEPAWWLPSPHLQTLWPSLFRRHLPLELRRERVELRDGDFIDIAWHGSKGPLVLLIHGLEGSLESHYATTLISALNSAGFRCLFMHLRGCSGVPNRLQRSYHSGATEDLVDTVEFLRLKEELPKAVVGISLGGNLLLKYLGESGCDSAFNAAVAVSVPFNLKSAVKRLEHGFSRVYSRHLLRKLLKSHAQKCRSMSIPDTDNISSISTIYEFDDRITAIQNGFVDADDYYQRSSCAQFLKHITTPTLILHARDDPFMQPQDVPDLQDLGPGVSLELSDCGGHVGFVQGKLPWRPVYWLDRRVPAFLKHVLTRD; encoded by the coding sequence ATGGCACAACTGATCAAGAGTGACTTTGAACCGGCCTGGTGGTTGCCATCTCCTCACCTGCAGACGCTTTGGCCCAGCCTGTTCCGACGGCATCTTCCACTGGAACTCCGTCGGGAGCGGGTCGAACTGCGTGATGGGGATTTCATCGACATCGCCTGGCATGGTTCCAAAGGTCCCTTGGTGCTCTTGATACACGGACTTGAAGGTTCCCTCGAATCCCACTATGCGACCACGCTCATCTCAGCATTGAACAGTGCCGGATTTAGATGCCTGTTCATGCATTTACGGGGTTGCAGCGGAGTACCTAACCGTCTGCAGCGCAGTTACCACTCGGGTGCTACGGAAGACTTGGTTGATACGGTCGAATTTTTACGTTTGAAAGAGGAGCTTCCCAAGGCAGTGGTTGGTATCTCACTCGGTGGTAATCTATTACTCAAATATCTCGGTGAGTCAGGTTGTGATTCTGCTTTTAATGCAGCCGTTGCCGTCTCGGTCCCCTTTAACCTGAAAAGTGCCGTAAAGCGCTTGGAGCACGGCTTCTCAAGGGTGTACAGCCGCCACCTGTTGCGAAAATTATTGAAATCCCATGCCCAAAAGTGTCGTTCCATGTCCATCCCAGATACTGATAATATCTCCTCGATTAGCACTATCTATGAATTTGATGACCGAATCACTGCGATACAAAACGGATTTGTCGATGCAGACGACTACTACCAACGTTCCAGCTGTGCACAATTTCTTAAACACATCACGACACCCACCCTGATTTTGCACGCACGGGATGACCCATTTATGCAACCCCAGGATGTACCAGACTTGCAAGATCTCGGTCCCGGTGTTTCACTAGAACTCTCGGATTGTGGTGGTCATGTTGGATTTGTCCAGGGCAAGCTCCCCTGGCGCCCCGTCTACTGGCTGGATCGTCGAGTTCCAGCTTTCCTGAAACATGTTCTCACTCGAGATTGA
- a CDS encoding DUF4332 domain-containing protein gives MTKLVDIEGIGDTYAAKLTSAGVTSLENLLEKGSTKKGRKEIEDATSISGKLILRWINMADLFRIKGIGEQYSDLLEAAGVDTVPELAQRKAENLHKKMIEVNEAKNLVRATPSLSSVEKWVAEAKQLPRVVTY, from the coding sequence ATGACAAAGTTAGTCGACATCGAAGGTATCGGTGATACTTATGCTGCAAAGTTGACGTCAGCGGGGGTCACCAGTTTGGAAAATCTGTTGGAAAAGGGAAGTACCAAGAAGGGCCGCAAGGAGATCGAAGACGCGACTTCGATAAGCGGGAAACTGATATTGAGATGGATCAATATGGCTGATCTATTTCGAATAAAGGGTATAGGTGAGCAGTACTCGGACCTGCTAGAAGCAGCTGGAGTGGACACTGTGCCGGAACTAGCGCAGCGCAAGGCTGAAAACCTGCACAAGAAAATGATTGAGGTAAACGAGGCCAAGAATCTTGTACGTGCAACGCCAAGTCTCTCATCCGTTGAAAAGTGGGTGGCTGAGGCGAAACAACTACCTCGCGTTGTTACCTATTGA
- a CDS encoding response regulator — MMRILLAEDDRYLGEGLSLGLRQLGHTVDWVMDGMAAEQALSTENLDALILDLGLPRQDGLHVLQKLRKQDMDLPVLVLTARDTVDNRIEGLDLGADDYVVKPFDLLEVNARLRAITRRREGRSTSVISYEDLVLDPAAHCLTKAGKEIMLGASEFAVLEALLTNQGRILSRQVLEETLYGWDEGVESNAVEVYIHHLRKKLGKELIRTVRGVGYTIQKLIHQ, encoded by the coding sequence ATGATGCGAATTCTGTTAGCTGAAGATGATAGATACCTGGGCGAAGGCTTGAGCTTGGGCTTGAGACAGCTGGGGCACACCGTGGACTGGGTAATGGATGGCATGGCAGCAGAACAAGCCTTATCAACAGAGAACTTGGATGCATTGATTCTCGACCTGGGTCTGCCACGGCAGGATGGGTTACATGTGCTGCAAAAACTACGCAAGCAGGACATGGATCTTCCGGTACTGGTTCTGACAGCCCGTGATACGGTGGATAATCGTATCGAGGGGCTTGACTTGGGGGCGGATGATTATGTTGTCAAACCTTTCGATCTGTTGGAGGTAAATGCGCGACTGCGGGCTATCACCAGACGCCGTGAAGGACGTTCGACCTCAGTCATCAGCTATGAGGATTTGGTACTTGATCCCGCAGCCCACTGTCTCACCAAGGCCGGGAAAGAGATTATGTTGGGGGCAAGCGAATTTGCTGTTTTGGAAGCATTGCTGACAAATCAGGGACGTATTTTATCCCGGCAAGTATTGGAAGAGACCTTATATGGCTGGGATGAAGGTGTGGAGAGTAACGCTGTTGAGGTCTATATACACCATTTGCGCAAGAAGCTGGGGAAGGAGCTGATTAGGACTGTTCGTGGCGTCGGTTACACAATTCAGAAGCTGATTCATCAATGA